A stretch of the Pseudorasbora parva isolate DD20220531a chromosome 13, ASM2467924v1, whole genome shotgun sequence genome encodes the following:
- the rab11fip1a gene encoding rab11 family-interacting protein 1 isoform X1, which yields MSLGDQQWYPTSVQVTVLKARNLRIKGKNGTNDAYAIMQVGKDKFSTSVVEKCVSPEWKEEATFDLPLVHQGNAERCTLYIIAMHRALVGLDKFLGQAVINLVDLHANRSRKKTDWYKLVDKNGKQEKDRGEVLLDIQFMRNNLTASMFDLSMTEKPRSGIGKLKDKIRGKKKDGLSDSASAIVPSSVGTDSEGEGEGGTDTPKKKSKLKSFFGPKTNLQRNVSQSMSTLGTLPEKNSSLSSSRSSGLNVDSPDVKKKFKILGHKRTDSSDSKGSLAPFSLLSRSKLNIQEQNNLCINGSHVYAEEQEPKATFGSTLSLNSSGKGSVEDVRKYHQRNTSDISIDSLKGLSIPSYKPEVQDKTSLAPQGPLEDRSLMERHVGVVEEEKGKKPGGRSLQEMLDRQEEQELRKQQERERKLEEERKSRLEEQEKKRKEAAAEEELQKKGREEETKRAEEQRQQEETRVADRLSSLFGIGRKKEEKKEEAMNEPKRLDVPSSANPFEDIPLTPDTPASFPEERSTDPRRGVKATLNPTPPATVFPSRTAKVSAVKPRLALSVLPETDNSHSQSPSDSVDTQSTIHASPHSPSLSTDSFDTDSSFGMFSDLHSSLAPPKPQRSFIDSSESSMENLSASTSDKKRKAPLPPGYHGGSSKSESHPDNVGQVHTQNSKDSQRPSLPLPDYETLFPKKRHGVMSQTRWDHIIAEVNQRNWDFSEEMNVDAPEKQMANKYVVLKERSSANLNQHQRNDVPPPAPVRHKAALVPPKAPATPGPSVEPNVQHGHIREPLYATVNKPKNSMYMENKPPPAVHSQNIPQEIERKTPTPDGISHQLSQSKEKPTPAARAIQNINSKTNDVTKEMPSVKPRQQSLVKDPVRQVQPDKQVTAQPMTSENNKVEKPHKGLKENIDHLKTAEIPEELHSGKLTYDPEGKGTIAFDPFPSDNLISKDPWALPQKTTDEDILFRRATKKMGNPKDQASTTDKKENKFANKSDPFTDISKNATSPKLERGKQSPSFTEQARASFQRNFSLKKKHSSRHYAITGKADTENVSLDRSVSQSSQDAEDVELTVTSVASACRTEPTLVTSEAPIGGKTTLRAWVSPSEAQSVGSASAVSNSKRPHPVKPMNTTESQSSNVLTVGKDLKTITIKEMAEKSKNVESAPFTQLTQEELITLVVKQQAELTKKDDRIQELEDYIDNLLVRVIEEKPAILLSLHSKC from the exons CTGGTACAAGCTGGTGGATAAGAATGGAAAACAAGAGAAGGACAGAGGGGAAGTTCTTTTGGACATTCAGTTTATGAGGAATAACCTGACAGCCAGCATGTTCGACCTCTCCATGACAGAAAAGCCTCGATCTGGCATCGGCAAGCTGAAGGATAAAATCCGTGGGAAGAAAAAAGACGGCCTGTCAGATTCTGCCTCTGCGATCGTGCCCTCCTCAGTGGGAACAGACAGTGAAGGGGAAGGAGAGGGTGGTACAGACACTCCTAAGAAGAAATCAAAACTCAAATCCTTTTTTGGACCGAAAACAAACCTCCAAAGGAATGTGTCCCAGTCCATGTCAACCCTGGGAACCCTGCCTGAGAAGAACAGTTCTCTCAGCAGCAGCAGATCCTCCGGCCTTAATGTGGACTCTCCTGATG tgAAAAAGAAGTTTAAAATTCTGGGACACAAACGCACTGACAGTTCAGATAGCAAAGGGTCTCTTGCCCCCTTTTCTCTTCTGAGCCGCTCTAAACTGAACATACAGGAGCAGAATAACCTTTGCATCAACGGCAGCCATGTTTATGCAGAGGAACAAGAACCTAAAGCTACGTTTGGCTCCACACTCAGTCTGAACAGCTCAGGAAAGGGTTCAGTAGAGGATGTTCGCAAATACCATCAACGAAATACTTCCGACATCTCCATCGACTCATTGAAAGGCCTAAGTATCCCCTCATACAAACCTGAAGTGCAAGACAAAACTTCTCTTGCCCCGCAGGgccctctagaggacaggaGCTTGATGGAGCGTCATGTAGGAGTAGTGGAGGAGGAGAAGGGTAAGAAACCTGGAGGTAGAAGCCTTCAAGAGATGCTGGACCGACAGGAAGAGCAAGAGTTAAGGAAGCAGCAGGAACGAGAGAGAAaactggaggaagagaggaaaaGCAGACTTGAAGAGCAGGAAAAGAAGCGCAAAGAAGCGGCTGCAGAAGAAGAGCTGCAGAAGAAGGGCCGCGAGGAGGAGACGAAGCGAGCCGAGGAGCAGCGGCAGCAGGAGGAGACCAGAGTAGCCGATCGTCTTTCCTCTCTCTTTGGCATTGGAAGGAAGAAGGAGGAGAAGAAAGAGGAAGCAATGAATGAGCCCAAACGCCTGGATGTGCCCTCCTCCGCAAACCCATTTGAAGATATTCCCCTCACCCCGGATACTCCAGCCTCTTTCCCAGAGGAGAGATCCACGGACCCACGGAGGGGCGTTAAGGCAACCCTCAACCCAACGCCACCCGCTACCGTTTTCCCCAGCCGCACAGCTAAAGTGTCTGCCGTCAAGCCAAG ATTGGCTCTGAGTGTACTGCCTGAAACAGATAATAGCCATTCCCAATCCCCTTCAGACTCTGTAGACACCCAGAGCACTATCCACGCTTCTCCGCATTCCCCATCCCTCTCTACCGATTCGTTTGATACCGATTCGTCTTTTGGTATGTTTTCCGATCTTCATTCTTCTTTGGCACCTCCTAAACCTCAAAGAAGTTTCATTGACTCAAGTGAGTCCAGCATGGAAAACCTCTCAGCTTCCACATCTGACAAGAAGCGAAAGGCTCCTCTACCGCCTGGTTATCATGGGGGCTCGTCCAAGTCTGAAAGCCATCCTGATAATGTGGGACAAGTGCATACCCAGAACTCCAAAGATAGTCAAAGGCCTTCTCTTCCTCTACCGGACTATGAAACCCTATTTCCTAAGAAGAGGCATGGGGTGATGAGTCAGACACGTTGGGACCATATTATTGCGGAGGTAAACCAAAGGAACTGGGATTTCTCTGAAGAGATGAATGTAGATGCACCGGAGAAGCAGATGGCAAATAAATATGTGGTTTTAAAAGAAAGATCCTCAGCAAACCTTAATCAGCACCAAAGGAATGACGTACCTCCGCCTGCCCCTGTTAGGCACAAAGCAGCACTCGTGCCACCCAAAGCTCCTGCAACACCAGGACCATCCGTCGAGCCTAATGTCCAACATGGTCATATCAGAGAGCCTTTATATGCTACGGTCAATAAGCCTAAAAACTCCATGTACATGGAAAATAAGCCACCTCCCGCTGTCCATAGTCAAAATATACCTCAAGAGATAGAAAGGAAGACTCCTACTCCTGATGGCATTAGCCATCAACTCTCTCAATCAAAAGAGAAGCCTACGCCAGCTGCCAGAGCCatacaaaatattaattcaaAGACTAATGATGTGACTAAAGAGATGCCTTCAGTCAAACCCAGACAACAGTCATTAGTTAAAGACCCAGTCAGACAAGTCCAACCAGACAAGCAGGTAACAGCTCAACCCATGACATCAGAAAACAACAAAGTGGAGAAACCACACAAGGGCCTGAAGGAGAACATAGACCACCTTAAAACTGCTGAAATTCCAGAAGAACTGCATTCAGGAAAACTGACTTATGATCCTGAGGGGAAGGGAACGATTGCTTTTGATCCATTCCCAAGTGATAACTTAATATCCAAAGATCCCTGGGCTTTACCACAGAAGaccacagatgaagatattctttTCAGAAGGGCCACAAAGAAAATGGGAAATCCTAAAGACCAGGCGTCAACCACtgataaaaaagaaaacaaatttgCAAACAAAAGTGATCCATTCACAGATATTTCTAAAAATGCCACATCTCCGAAATTAGAGCGTGGAAAACAATCCCCCAGCTTTACTGAACAAGCCAGAGCCTCATTTCAAAGAAATTTTTCACTTAAAAAGAAACATTCATCTCGCCATTATGCAATTACTGGGAAAGCTGATACAGAAAATGTTAGTCTGGATAGATCCGTTTCTCAATCTTCACAAGATGCTGAAGATGTTGAGCTGACTGTAACTAGTGTTGCTTCAGCATGCAGGACTGAACCCACCCTAGTAACATCTGAAGCCCCTATTGGGGGCAAAACTACACTTCGTGCTTGGGTCTCGCCATCAGAGGCTCAGTCAGTTGGTAGTGCAAGTGCTGTTTCTAATTCAAAAAG GCCTCACCCAGTGAAACCCATGAACACCACAGAGAGCCAGTCTTCCAATGTTCTCACTGTGGGGAAAGACCTAAAGACTATCACTATCAAGGAAATGGCTGAGAAGTCAAAG AATGTAGAGAGCGCTCCGTTCACCCAGCTCACACAGGAGGAACTGATCACGCTGGTGGTAAAGCAACAGGCTGAACTAACCAAAAAAGATGACCGGATCCAGGAGTTGGAGGACTATATTGATAACCTGCTAGTTCGCGTCATAGAGGAAAAACCGGCCATCCTGCTCTCACTGCATTCCAAGTGTTAG